The nucleotide sequence GACCCGAGGGCCCGACAAGAGACTCCGTCCGGTCCACCCGGCCACCAAAGCTGGCGCCACCCGCCGGAGCCGCGCCGGCAGGACCCTTCGCGCCACCCGCGCGGCCCTTCCCACCGCCTCGTCCGACACCTCCGACAGCCATCGCCGTGACCTCCGTCCTACGACTTCGCCGGAGGCAGGACTCCCGCCTCCTTGGCCTGGATGAGGGACTGCGCCAGGCGGGCACCGTCCCCGTCCGGATCCAGGTCCATGGCGGCCTTCAGCTCCTTGAGCGCCTCGGGAACCTTCCCCATGAACAGCAGCGCTTCGCCCGCATGCGCCCGCGGGAGCCCGGACTGCGGAGCCAGGCGCTGCGCGACGCGGTAGGCCTGCAGGGCCTTGTCATGACGGCCCTGCGAGAACTCCACGGCGCCCAGCGCCAACTGGGGCACCTCGCTCCGGGGCATCAGCGCGGCCGCCCCGGAGAAGATCTCCTTCGCCTTGTCGAAGTGGCCCATGTCGAGCCACAGGTAACCGGCCTCCAGCAGGACTCTGGCCTGCTGGCGTCCGAGCGGGACGAGGCTGTTCGAAATCTCCGAGGTGTCCGCCATTGACGCTCCCTAGGGCGACAACGCCCGCAGTTAGCGGACGTTGCTGATGGAGTTCTTGATCGTATCGTTCCGCGACTTCATCACGTTCGAGATCGCGGTGAAAGTCTGCGATTCCTGCTGAATGGCGGCCTGCAGGTTCAGGAGCTTGGAGTTCTCCTCGGCCATCTTGTTCAGCGAGAAGTTGCCGTTGACGGTGTCCGTGGTGCTGCCGGTGCCCTGCGCACCCAGACCCAGCGGCGAGCCGGAGCCAGCCACCGCGCCACCCAGACCGCCCGCGACGACACCGCCGCCAGCCGGCGCCACCGCGCCGCCCAGGTTGCCCGCCACCGCGGTGTTCATCACGCCCGCGTACGGCGCGCCCATGCCCGAGCCACCCGTCGAGGAGAACGTGTGCATCGAGGAGACGGCGGCGGAGACGATCTGCCCGCCGGGGACCATGCCCGCCATCGCGCCCACACCCGTGCCCACGGCGCTGGCGGCGCTGTTGAGACCATTGTGAAGCCGCGCGCCGAAACCGGTGTCCGGCGTCTGCCGCGCCGTCGTGACGTTGGTCGAGAGACGAACGTTCGGGCCCATCATGTTGTCGATCTTCGCCATTGCTTCCTCCAGGCGCTGCTTTCAGCGGAAAGGTCAGAGATCATCGATACTCAAGATGCTCTCTCTTGCATTATCGGCGGGGGGCCTCGCCGGTTGCCTAACCCCGGAAAAAAAGAGTCTCCCGGGGAAAAACCACCGTCATTTCCGGCCCTTGCCACCCTTCGATTCGGCGATCAGCCGCTCGCGGGTCTCCACCAGCATCTCCAGCAGCTCCTCCGCGCGGCCAATGGCGGCCTGGGCCTTCTTGCCCTGTTCCACCTTGGGGCCCTTGAGCTCCGTGAGGCCCGTCTTCACCCCATCGAAGAAGCCACGGACCTCTTCCACGGAGGCCGCCTCGAGCAGGGACTCGATGGCGGGAAACGAGGGCGCGGGAAGGTCCTGCGCGGTCTGGGACGGCTTGGCGGTCGGGGGCATTGCGGAGACGGTCTCCTGTCGGGCCACCGGCCGGGCTGGCCAGTGGGCGCTGGGCCCCCGACGGTAAGGGAAAAGCCCCGCTTCCTACAAGGCGCTCCCCTCTTCCCCGGACGCGCGCGGCCCCCGAACCACCGGCCGGAGAGCGAACGGCCATTCCAGCAGGGGGGTGAGCAAGCCCTGTCCAGTTCCACGAGCGCACCTAGGTTCTCTCCAACGGGGGACGTCGCCGCCCCCGCCCACTCACAACAACCACAGGAGAACCTCCATGAAGAAGCTCGTTGGCGTCTTCGCCACCATCGCCATGCTCGGAGCCGGTACCGCCCTGGCCAACAACGATGAGAACAAGCCGAAGGACTCCTCGGCGGCCCAGGGTGGCTCGGGCCAGGTGGGGCAGAGCGAAATCCAGCAGGACACCACCACCATCGAACGCGAGACGACCACCACGCCCACGGAGCCGGGCCAGGGCGGCTCCGGCACCATGGGCCAGCAGGCCAACATGGGTCAGAAGGAGCTCAACGGCCGCGTGGTGAAGGCGGAGAGCGACAAGATCTTCGTCGACATGCATGGCGCGGTGGTCCCCCTGGAGGTCGACCGCAGCACCCGCTTCAGCGACCCGACCCTGAAGAAGGCCAAGGACCTGCGCCCCGGTCAGGAGATTCGCGCCAGCTACGAGGTGAAGGAGACCAAGAACGTCGCCAAGAGCATCTCCCTCTCGGGAACGGGCGGCGCGGGTGACCCGACGCTGACGCCGGACTCGTCCATCAACCAGGACAAAGACATGGGCGGCTCCGGCGTGGACAAGCACGAGGGCACCGGTGGCGCGGGTGACGACAGCACCCTGAACCCGGACACGGGCTCCAATACCTCGCCCGACACGTACTGATGACACACCCTTGGGCATGTCAGACCTGCACCCCATGAAGGGGATTTCGGGGCCCGCAGCCGCGCGTCGGCTGTGGGCCCCGCGCCATGGGACGTGCGCATGGAGGGTTCGCCCCACCCTCCACTCCATACAGTTCATTCAGTATTGACTGAACGAAACCCCGCCGCCTAAAAGCCTGCCCGTCCCCCCGGCTGCCGCGCGCTCCGCACCGCGACGCCCAGCCGGCGAGGCGCGGAGACAGGCATGGTGGAACTGGAGGCCGCCGAACGTCGCTTCATCGAATCGGTGGGGCTGTACTTCGAGCGGCGGGGTGGCACGCGCATCGGCGGGCGCATCTACGCGCTGTTGATGCTTGCGGGCAAACCCCTGTCGAACAAGCGCATCGCCATGCTGCTCAACGTGAGCGCGGCGTCGGTGTCCACCAACCTGCGGGCCTGCACGGACATGGGCCTGGTGGAACCCGCCAGCGTTCCGGGGGACCGGCAGCACTACTACGTCATCCATTCACAGGGCTGGGAAAGCAAGCTGCGCGTCGCCGAGGAGTCCCTGAGCGCCTTCGCCCGCCTCTGCTCCGAGGCCCTCGCGGTTCCGCGTCTCGCTGGAAATCGTAACTTGCGAGAGGCGTCTGCTTTCTGTGATTTCTACAAGGCTGAGCTCACAGGCATCGCCGAGCGGTGGCGCGCAGCGAATGCCCCCCGTCCGCCACGCCCCGTCAAGACTTCGAAAGGACGTACCGCATGAATCCCACCGCTTCGCAGTCCTCCATCGTCTCCATCACGAACGTGACCAAGGACTACACCCTGGGGAAGGTGGTGGTCCCGGCGCTCCGGGGCGTGGACCTGGAGGTCCATGCCGGTGAGTTCATCTCCATCGCCGGGCCCTCCGGCAGCGGCAAGACGACGCTGCTCAACCTCATCGGGTGCGTGGACACCGCCACCGGAGGCGTAGTCCGGGTGGCCGGGCAGGACACCAAGCAGCTCACGGAGCGCCAGCTCACGAACCTGCGCCTCAACACCATTGGCTTCATCTTCCAGAGCTTCAACCTGGTGCAGGTGCTCAGCGTCTTCCAGAACGTGGAGTTCCCCCTGCTGCTCCAGCGCAAGCTGGACAAGGCCCAGCGCCGGGAGCGGGTGATGCAGCTCCTGGAGCAGGTGGGCCTGGCAAACCACGCCAAGCACCGGCCCAACGAGCTGTCCGGCGGCCAGCGTCAGCGCGTGGCCGTGGCGCGCGCGCTCGTCACGCGGCCCCAGCTGGTGCTCGCGGACGAGCCCACGGCCAACCTGGACTCGGTGACGGGCCAGAACATCATCGACCTGATGAAGGAGCTCAACCAGAAGGAGGGCACCACCTTCATCTTCTCCACCCACGACGCGAAGGTGATGAGCCACGCCAACGCGGTGGTGCGGCTGGCGGACGGCAAGTTCCTGGACCGCATCAGCGCCGCCGAGGCCAGCCGCGCCATGGCCTCTGGAGGCCACTGACCATGGGACAACTCCGTTTGCTGCTGCAGGTGGCCTTCCGCAACCTGTTCTCCAGCAAGATCAACCTGCTCATCGGCGGCATCATCTTCTTCGGCACCCTGCTCGTGGTGGTGGGCGGAGCGCTGATGGACAGCATGGACAGCGCGATGAGCCGCAGCATCATCGGCAGCGTCGCGGGCCACATCCAGGTCTACTCGGATGACTCCAAGGACCCGTTGGCCCTCTACGGCAGCATGAGCGGCGAGCCGGACCTGGCCGCGCTGGACGACTTCAGCCAGCTCCGGCCCTTCCTGGAGAAGCACCCCAACGTGAAGACGGTGGTGCCCCTGGGCACCAGCGGCGCCATCGTCACCTCCGGCAACACGGTGGACCTGACGCTGTCGAACCTGCGCGCGCTCTACAAGAAGCGCGACGAGACCGGTGAGACGCCCGAGCTGCGGGAGAGCATCGACAGCGTCAAGGGGCACGTGCGGCAGATGGTCGACCTGATGGCCGACCAGACGGCCAAGAGCGAGCAGGAGCTGGGCGGCGCCCAGAAGGACCCCGCGGAGGTGGAAGCACTCGCCCGGGCGCGCACGGACGCGTTCTGGGACGCCTTCGAGGAGGCCCCGTACAGCGCGCTGGAGCTGCTGGAGAACCGCATCGCCCCGCAGATTCCGGACGGGGACATGCTGGAGCTGCGCTACGCCGGCACGGACCTGGACGCGTTCCAGCGCACCTTCGACCGCATGGAGATCGTGGACGGACAGCCGGTGCCCACCGGGCAGCGAGGCATGCTGCTGTCCAAGTTCTTCTACGAAGAGTTCCTCAAGATGAAGTCGGCGCTCCGGCTGGACCACATCAAGCAGGAGCGGGACCTCAACCAGAAGACCATCGCCACCGACCCGGACCTGCAGCGCTGGGTGAAGGAGAACCAGACGCAGACGCGGGAAATCATCTTCCAGCTGGACCCCGTCAAGACGCGGAAGATGGTGGAGCGGCTGCAGAAGCTGCTGGGCAGCCAGGAGCCCGCGCTGGACAAGCTGCTGACGCAGTTCTTCACCACCGACGACGCCAACTTCGACACCCGCTACGCCCAGTTCTACTCGGAGCTGGCGCCGCTGCTGGAGCTGTACCGGCTGCGCATGGGGGACGTGCTCACCATCACCGCCTTCACGCGCACCGGCTACATGCAGAGCGTCAACGTGAAGGTCTACGGCACCTACCAGTTCAAGGGCCTGGAGAAGTCCGCCATGGCCGGCGCGCTGAGCCTGATGGACCTGATGTCGTTCCGGGACTTGTACGGGTACCTCACCGCGGACAAGAAGGCGGAGCTGGCGGAAATCCAGAAGCAGAGCGGCCTGGAAGCCCTCAGCCGGGACGAGGCCGAGGAGGCCCTCTTCGGAGAGGGCAGCGACAACGAGCTGGTGGCCGAGGCCACGTCCAGCGACGTGGACGACCAGGCCGCCTTCACCGGGGACCAGGGGGCGCTCACGCGCGAGAACCTGCTCCAGCGCGTCTACACCCAGCAGGAAATCGAGCAAGGCGTGGCCCTGAGCGCGGCGGTGATGCTCAAGGACCCGGAGCTGCTGGAACAGACGATGGTGGAGCTGCGGCAGGCGGCGAAGGATGCAGGCCTGAAGCTGCGCGTGGTGTCCTGGCAGGAGGCGGCGGGCATCATCGGGCAGTTCGTGTTGCTCGGGAAGCTGGTGCTCTACTTCGCCGTCTTCATCATCTTCGTGGTGGCGCTGGTCATCATCAACAACGCCATGATGATGGCAACCATGCAGCGCGTGCGCGAGGTGGGGACGATGCGGGCCATTGGCGCGCAGCGCTCCTTCATCCTGGGCATGGTGCTGGTGGAGACGCTGGTGCTGGGGCTCGTGTTCGGCTCGGCCGGCTCACTGGTGGGCAGCGGCATCATGGCCCTGCTCAACAGCGCCGGCATCCCCGCGGGCAATGAAGCGCTCTACTTCTTCTTCTCCGGCCCCCGGCTGTTCCCCACGCTGAGCGCCAGCAACCTGGTGGCGGCGTTCGTGATCGTCCTGGGCGTCTCCGCCATCTCCACCCTCTATCCCGCGTTCCTCGCGACCCGGGTCTCGCCCCTCCAGGCGATGCAGACGGACGAGTGAGAACATGCTCCAGCTCTTCCTCATCGCATTCCGCAACCTCGGCACCCACCGCAGGCGCACCCTGCTGCTGGGCGGCGCCATCGCCAGCGTCACCGCGCTGCTCGTCATCCTCATGGGCCTGTCCACGGGCATGAAGGAGTCGATGCTCCGCTCCGCCACCACGTTGTCCACCGGCCACGTCAACGTGGCCGGCTTCTACAAGGTGACGGCGGGCCAGGCGGCGCCGGTCGTCACGGGCTATCCGGCCATCCTGGAGCAGATCCGCAAGGACGTGCCGGAGCTGGACTTCGCCGTCCAGCGCGGCCGGGGCTGGCTCAAGGTCGTCAGTGAGACGTCCTCCATTCAGGTGGGCGTGGGCGGCATCGACATCCAGTCCGAGCCGGGCCTCCGTCAGGTGCTCCAGATTCGCGCGGGCGCGCTGGACGGCCTGGCCGAGTCCGGCACGGTGCTGCTCTTCGAGAAGCAGGCGAAGAAGCTCAACGTCCAGGTGGGCGAGTCCGTGACGCTGGCCGCCCAGACGCTGCGAGGCGCCAGCAACACGGTGGACGCGCGCGTGGTGGCCATCGCGGCCGACATGGGCATGCTGAGCGACTTCGGCATCTTCGTGCCGTCGGACACGCTGCGCTCGCTGTACCAGTTCAAGAGCGACACCGCGGGCGCGCTGCTGCTCTACCTGAAGGACATCCGGCACGTGCCAGTGGTGCAGGCGCGGCTGCGTCAGACGCTGACGGACGCGGGCCACACGGTGATGGACCACGACCCGCGCGCGTTCTTCATGAAGTTCGAGACCGTCAACCGCGAGGCCTGGACGGGCCAGCGGCTGGACATCACGAACTGGGAGGACGAAATCTCCTTCATCACCTGGACGCTCACCGCGCTCAACAGCCTCACCGGCGTGCTCATCTTCGTGCTGATGGTCATCATCGGCGTGGGCATCATGAATACGCTGTGGATCGCCATCCGGGAGCGCACCCGGGAGATTGGCACCCTGCGCGCCATTGGCATGCAGCGCACCCGCGTGCTGCTGATGTTCGTCTTCGAGGCGCTCCTGCTGGGCCTGCTGGGCACGCTGGCGGGCGCCAGCGCCGGGCTGGTGCTGTGCCTGGCCGTCAATGCCATGGCCGTGCACGTCCCGGAGGTGGTCGCGGTCTTCATCATGTCGGACACGTTGAATCTGGCCGTGCACCCCTCGTCCATCGTGGGTGCCATGGCCTTCATCACCGCGTGCACCACCGCCATCTCGCTCATTCCCTCCTTCCTCGCCGCGCGGCTCAAGCCGGTGACGGCGATGCACCACATCGGGTGACCCTATGCGCCTCAAGAACATGCTGTCCGCCGCGGCGCTGGCCGTGGCGCTGCTGTCCGCCCCGGCCGCCCTGGCCCTGGAGCAGGCCGAGCAGGTGAAGCTCCTGGCCACCATCGACGACCGCCAGCGAAACGGCGGCGACTACAAGGCGATGGTCTACCTGGAGCAGAAGGAGAAGGGGAAGGCGGACCTCGTCTACGAGCTGGTCGTCTACCGCCGCGACGAGGACGACAAGCTGATGATGCTGTTCACCAAGCCCAAGACGGAGGCGGGCAAGGGCTATCTGCGCCTGGACAAGAACCTCTGGAACTACGACCCCAACGTGGGCCGCTGGGAGCGCCGCACCGAGCGCGAGCGCATCGCCGGTACCGACAGCCGCCGTGCGGACTTCGACGAGTCGCGGCTGGCCGAGGAGTATGACCCGTCCTACGAGGGCGAGGCGAAGCTGGGCAAGTACACGGCCCACCTGATGACGCTGAAGGTCAAGCCCGGCGTGGACGTGGCCTACCCCGTCCTCAAGGTCTGGGTGGACAAGGTCTCCGGCAACATCCTCAAGCAGGAGGAATACGCCCTGTCCGGCCGGAAGATGCGCACGGCGCTCTACCCCCGCTGGAAGAAGATGTTCAGCGAGTCCAAGAAGGGCGACGTCTGGATTCCGGAGGAGATGCGCATCTACGACGAAATCGAGAAGGGGAACTCCACCACCATCCTCGTCAAGACAGTGGACCTGCGTCCGCTGGAAGCCAACCTCTTCACCAAGGCGTGGCTCGAGAGCAAGAGCCGATGACCCCGCGCACGCTCACCCTGGCCGCGGCGCTGTCCGCGGCCCTCACCGGTACGCCCACGTGGGCCCAGTCCGAGGAGCGGCCCGACGAGGACGCGCTCTTCGGAGGCGGGCAGGAGGAGACGCCCACGGAGGCACCCGCGGGCGAGGACTCAGGCCGGCCTGACGAGGATGCGCTCTTCGGCGGTGACGGCTCGGCGCCAGCGGCGGACGTGGACCCTGGCACCACCGGTGGCGCCACGGAGCGGCAGCCGCCGCTGACCGCGCCTGAGGAGGACCGGGACGCGGACGTGTTGAACGGCCCTGCGACCCGGAGCGCCTTCGACACCGAGGACGTGGTGGACGATCCGCTGAAGATTGGCGGTCAGTTCTACCTGCGCGGCTTCATGGCGGGCAGCGAGAACACCTCGCTCCGCCAGACGTCCTTCTCCGCCCCCACGCTGGTGGACGGCTACCTCGACGCGCGCCCGTCCGACCGGATCCGTGGCTTCGTCGTGGGACGCCTGAACTACGACCCCGCCATCCCGCCCCGGACCACGCCGGACGCCCCGGCGAACCCGCGCGTGCTGCTGGACCAGGCGTGGCTGCGCTTCGACCTGGAGCGCACGGTGTTCTTCACCGTGGGCAAGCAGCACGTGAAGTGGGGCACCGGGCAGATCTGGAACCCCACGGACTTCCTGTCGCCCCAGCGGAGAGACCCGCTGGCCTTCGTGGACCTGCGCACGGGCGTGTCCATGCTGAAGGTGCACGTGCCCTGGGAGTCCAAGGGCTGGAACGTGTACGGCATCCTCGTCATGGATGACCTGGGCACGGACGTGGGCGCCATCACCGACCCGAGCGGAAGTCCCACGTCGCAGGCCGGCGGCAGCGACCCGGTCAACCGGCTGGGCCGCCTGGGCGGCGCGCTGCGCGCGGAAGTCCTGCTGGGGCCCGCGGAGCTGGGCGCCAGCGCCGTGGCGCAGAATGGACGCAAGCCCCGCTTCGGGCTCGACGTGTCCTCACCGCTGGGGCCGCTGGACGTCTACGCCGAGGTTGCGCTGAAGGAAGGCACGGACCGGCCGCTGTACCGCATTCCGGAAGGGACGACGCTCGAGGACATCGCGCAGAACGGCGTCCAGGTGGAGGCGTACATTCCCTCGGGGCTCACGCCGCAGATGACGGCGGGCGCGAACTACAGCTTCCCCTATGGGGAGAACGACCTGGCCGTGCTGGGTGTGGAGTACTTCTTCAACTCCACGGGCTACACCGGCTCGTTCGGGTATCCGTACCTGCTGCTGAAGGACGCCTTCAACCCGCTCTACCTGGGACGGCATTACGGCGCCGCGTACCTCTTCCTGGACCGGCCTGGTCCCCTGGAGCGGACGTCCTTCAACCTGTTCACGCTGGGCAACCTGTCGGACCGCTCGTTCACCACGCGGCTCAACGTGATGCACCGGGCGCTCACGTATCTCACGGTGGAGGCGTACGGTTCGGTGAACTACGGACGGCGCGGCGGTGAGTTCCGGCTCGCCGTTGATGTACCGGAGGGGCTCGTCGTGGACGGGCAGCCGATTCCGGCCTTCTCCATCCCCGCGCCGACGTTCCAACTGGGAGCGGGGCTCCGCATCAGCCTCTGAGTCCGTCGACTCGCCCTGAGGTGCCCGAGGGCCGTGCTCCCCTGCTTCCGGGAGCGCGGCCCTGGGTGTTTTCAGGGCT is from Myxococcus virescens and encodes:
- a CDS encoding ABC transporter permease, with translation MLQLFLIAFRNLGTHRRRTLLLGGAIASVTALLVILMGLSTGMKESMLRSATTLSTGHVNVAGFYKVTAGQAAPVVTGYPAILEQIRKDVPELDFAVQRGRGWLKVVSETSSIQVGVGGIDIQSEPGLRQVLQIRAGALDGLAESGTVLLFEKQAKKLNVQVGESVTLAAQTLRGASNTVDARVVAIAADMGMLSDFGIFVPSDTLRSLYQFKSDTAGALLLYLKDIRHVPVVQARLRQTLTDAGHTVMDHDPRAFFMKFETVNREAWTGQRLDITNWEDEISFITWTLTALNSLTGVLIFVLMVIIGVGIMNTLWIAIRERTREIGTLRAIGMQRTRVLLMFVFEALLLGLLGTLAGASAGLVLCLAVNAMAVHVPEVVAVFIMSDTLNLAVHPSSIVGAMAFITACTTAISLIPSFLAARLKPVTAMHHIG
- a CDS encoding RNA-binding protein translates to MKKLVGVFATIAMLGAGTALANNDENKPKDSSAAQGGSGQVGQSEIQQDTTTIERETTTTPTEPGQGGSGTMGQQANMGQKELNGRVVKAESDKIFVDMHGAVVPLEVDRSTRFSDPTLKKAKDLRPGQEIRASYEVKETKNVAKSISLSGTGGAGDPTLTPDSSINQDKDMGGSGVDKHEGTGGAGDDSTLNPDTGSNTSPDTY
- a CDS encoding ABC transporter ATP-binding protein, translating into MNPTASQSSIVSITNVTKDYTLGKVVVPALRGVDLEVHAGEFISIAGPSGSGKTTLLNLIGCVDTATGGVVRVAGQDTKQLTERQLTNLRLNTIGFIFQSFNLVQVLSVFQNVEFPLLLQRKLDKAQRRERVMQLLEQVGLANHAKHRPNELSGGQRQRVAVARALVTRPQLVLADEPTANLDSVTGQNIIDLMKELNQKEGTTFIFSTHDAKVMSHANAVVRLADGKFLDRISAAEASRAMASGGH
- a CDS encoding tetratricopeptide repeat protein — protein: MADTSEISNSLVPLGRQQARVLLEAGYLWLDMGHFDKAKEIFSGAAALMPRSEVPQLALGAVEFSQGRHDKALQAYRVAQRLAPQSGLPRAHAGEALLFMGKVPEALKELKAAMDLDPDGDGARLAQSLIQAKEAGVLPPAKS
- a CDS encoding outer membrane lipoprotein-sorting protein; its protein translation is MRLKNMLSAAALAVALLSAPAALALEQAEQVKLLATIDDRQRNGGDYKAMVYLEQKEKGKADLVYELVVYRRDEDDKLMMLFTKPKTEAGKGYLRLDKNLWNYDPNVGRWERRTERERIAGTDSRRADFDESRLAEEYDPSYEGEAKLGKYTAHLMTLKVKPGVDVAYPVLKVWVDKVSGNILKQEEYALSGRKMRTALYPRWKKMFSESKKGDVWIPEEMRIYDEIEKGNSTTILVKTVDLRPLEANLFTKAWLESKSR
- a CDS encoding ABC transporter permease; translated protein: MGQLRLLLQVAFRNLFSSKINLLIGGIIFFGTLLVVVGGALMDSMDSAMSRSIIGSVAGHIQVYSDDSKDPLALYGSMSGEPDLAALDDFSQLRPFLEKHPNVKTVVPLGTSGAIVTSGNTVDLTLSNLRALYKKRDETGETPELRESIDSVKGHVRQMVDLMADQTAKSEQELGGAQKDPAEVEALARARTDAFWDAFEEAPYSALELLENRIAPQIPDGDMLELRYAGTDLDAFQRTFDRMEIVDGQPVPTGQRGMLLSKFFYEEFLKMKSALRLDHIKQERDLNQKTIATDPDLQRWVKENQTQTREIIFQLDPVKTRKMVERLQKLLGSQEPALDKLLTQFFTTDDANFDTRYAQFYSELAPLLELYRLRMGDVLTITAFTRTGYMQSVNVKVYGTYQFKGLEKSAMAGALSLMDLMSFRDLYGYLTADKKAELAEIQKQSGLEALSRDEAEEALFGEGSDNELVAEATSSDVDDQAAFTGDQGALTRENLLQRVYTQQEIEQGVALSAAVMLKDPELLEQTMVELRQAAKDAGLKLRVVSWQEAAGIIGQFVLLGKLVLYFAVFIIFVVALVIINNAMMMATMQRVREVGTMRAIGAQRSFILGMVLVETLVLGLVFGSAGSLVGSGIMALLNSAGIPAGNEALYFFFSGPRLFPTLSASNLVAAFVIVLGVSAISTLYPAFLATRVSPLQAMQTDE
- a CDS encoding GbsR/MarR family transcriptional regulator, which produces MVELEAAERRFIESVGLYFERRGGTRIGGRIYALLMLAGKPLSNKRIAMLLNVSAASVSTNLRACTDMGLVEPASVPGDRQHYYVIHSQGWESKLRVAEESLSAFARLCSEALAVPRLAGNRNLREASAFCDFYKAELTGIAERWRAANAPRPPRPVKTSKGRTA